In Citrus sinensis cultivar Valencia sweet orange chromosome 4, DVS_A1.0, whole genome shotgun sequence, one DNA window encodes the following:
- the LOC102626511 gene encoding SURP and G-patch domain-containing protein 1-like protein, translating into MEKSTPPSLFVNDGSFMERFKQLQQDKDKEKERGRGATSVEESKPIKIVAGSSVPKISMNKPTVDTRKSCLATSGGKLAFSLKQKSKLVGPPVKLGADEDEDEADVENSADAPVKRQKLDPPEASEQSSKQVVVAPLPPSDPTVKKVADKLASFVAKNGRQFEHITRQKNPGDTPFKFLFDETCADYKYYEYRLVEEETSLTETMEVQTSHSGGMSTSASKSTSASQRTLPQQNYQTPASALYETAEEPVTGNGESSGPSGADPIAMMEFYMKKAAQEERKRQPKQSKDEMPPPPSLQGTAAPGKRGHHMGDYIPHEELEKFLSACNDAAARKAAKEAAEKAKIQADNIGHKLLSKMGWKEGEGLGSSKSGIANPISAGNVKDNNLGVGAHHPGEVTPEDDIYEQYKKRMMLGYRYRPNPLNNPRKAYY; encoded by the exons ATGGAGAAAAGTACGCCTCCTAGCCTTTTTGTTAATGATGGCTCGTTTATGGAGAGGTTTAAACAGCTTCAACAAGACAAAGACAAGGAAAAGGAAAGGGGAAGGGGTGCCACATCTGTGGAGGAGTCTAAACCTATCAAAATTGTAGCTGGAAGTTCAGTTCCTAAAATATCCATGAATAAACCCACTGTTGATACCCGAAAGTCCTGCTTGGCTACCTCAGGAGGCAAACTTGCATTCAGTTTGAAGCAGAAGTCAAAGCTTGTGGGACCTCCTGTTAAGTTGGGTGCCgatgaggatgaggatgaAGCAGATGTTGAAAATTCAGCGGATGCACCGGTGAAAAGGCAGAAGTTGGATCCACCAGAGGCCTCTGAACAATCTTCGAAACAAGTCGTTGTTG CACCACTTCCCCCAAGCGATCCTACTGTGAAGAAAGTTGCAGACAAATTAGCAAGTTTTGTTGCCAAAAATGGGAGGCAATTTGAGCATATTACTCGACAAAAAAATCCTGGAGACACGCCTTTTAA atttctttttgatgaGACTTGTGCAGACTACAAGTATTATGAATATCGGCTTGTGGAAGAGGAAACATCCCTTACAGAGACCATGGAGGTTCAAACGTCTCATAGCG GTGGTATGAGCACTTCAGCCTCTAAATCCACTAGTGCTTCTCAAAGGACTCTTCCGCAGCAAAATTATCAAACCCCTGCTTCAGCTTTATATGAAACTGCTGAAGAGCCTGTAACTGGAAATG GTGAATCTAGTGGACCAAGTGGTGCAGATCCTATAGCTATGATGGAGTTTTACATGAAGAAGGCTGCTCAGGAAGAGAGGAAGAGACAGCCTAAACAGTCAAAGGATGAGATGCCTCCTCCTCCATCTCTTCAAG GTACTGCAGCTCCTGGGAAAAGGGGTCATCACATGGGTGATTACATTCCACATGAAGAGCTTGAGAAGTTCTTGTCTGCCTGTAATGATGCAGCTGCTCGGAAAGCTGCTAAGGAGGCTGCAGAAAAAGCTAAAATCCAAGCTGACAATATTGGGCATAAGCTCCTGTCCAAAATGGGATGGAAAGAAG GTGAGGGTCTGGGAAGCTCGAAAAGTGGCATTGCAAATCCAATCTCAGCTGGTAATGTTAAGGATAATAACTTGGGGGTTGGTGCACACCATCCTGGGGAGGTGACTCCTGAGGATGATATATATGAACAGTATAAGAAGCGGATGATGCTTGGTTATCGCTACAGACCCAATCCTCTG AACAATCCTAGAAAGGCATACTACTGA
- the LOC102626218 gene encoding uncharacterized protein LOC102626218, producing the protein MDTTSLKTFNAIVPLHAHFRSRAPNFTQFKNNFSFSSPLSSFSSFRFSPICSLPERENGGFMPRGVGEAVNGLSQNKFLQVVLVSPQIPGNTGCIARTCAASACGLHLVGPLGFQVDDTKLKRAGLDYWPYVVIKVHSTWAEFRDYFRQQEGEKRLLAFTKRGTSTHSEISYRKGDYLIFGSETSGLPPEALLDCTSETFGGGTIRIPMVETYVRCLNLSVSVGIAVYEAARQLNYEQLKTASDTCIDREFPFITEDIFA; encoded by the exons ATGGACACAACGAGTCTTAAAACCTTTAATGCAATAGTACCTTTGCATGCCCATTTCCGTTCAAGAGCTCCGAACTTCACTCAATTCAAGAACAATTTCAGCTTCTCTTCACCTCTctcctctttctcttcttttcgCTTCTCTCCTATCTGCTCTCTAc CTGAAAGGGAAAATGGCGGGTTTATGCCACGTGGGGTTGGTGAGGCAGTTAATGGTCTCTCCCAAAACAAGTTTCTTCAAGTTGTTTTAGTCTCTCCCCAG ATTCCTGGAAACACAGGTTGCATTGCGAGAACATGTGCAGCATCAGCTTGTGGACTACACTTAGTTGGG CCATTAGGATTTCAAGTGGATGATACAAAATTAAAGCGTGCTGGATTGGATTACTGGCC ATATGTGGTTATTAAAGTTCATAGCACATGGGCAGAGTTTCGAGATTATTTCAGGCAACAg GAAGGGGAAAAGAGATTGTTGGCATTTACTAAAAGAGGAACCTCAACACATTCA GAAATCTCATATAGAAAAGGAGATTATCTCATATTTGGCTCAGAAACTAGTGGTCTACCACCTGAAGCATTGCTAGACTGCACAAGCGAAACATTTGGGGGTGGGACAATTCGAATTCCAATGGTTGAAACTTATGTTAGATGTCTGAATCTCTCTGTAAGTGTTGGCATTGCTGTGTATGAAGCTGCCAGACAGCTAAACTATGAGCAACTCAAAACCGCATCTGATACTTGTATCGACAGGGAATTCCCATTTATCACCGAAGATATTTTTGCTTAA